The region TGTCTAGTGCCAGGCAAACTGAGATAGTTAGTGCTCAGTAAGTGACATTGTATCTCAGTCAACAATGCTACCAAACAATCCACTTGCTAATCAATTAGGCGTTAATTACTGGAAACGTTTTGTTGCTAGTGGAGCAAAGCATTGTTTGAATAATCAAGTGTGTGGACAAAACAAAACTGCAAACCTGCTTGAAGTTTGGGttgtatattgtttttctagtgATTAAGTAGGTCTTTTATTATTTGGAGCATATCTGTCTTTGATGGTCATTCATGAGATTGGGGACTTACTGATTAGATTATGACTGTTTTGTGTGAAATATGAACAGGATTAGGacatgtttgaaaaaaaacctcTTTGTCTACTATAGTATAAGGCACCACTAAGTCTGATGACTAATTAGTATTAGTATTTACATagatatagattatgaataaataattgaatatagcATTTTAGTCATCAAGCCCAATatatttggtttttttatttaaaacacaaaaatagtttttgtttctcAGATGTTTGTTCAGTGGATTTTCGTTTACACTTATATCACCATTTATCTTACAGTacaaatatattacactaacttgaatttaaaacatttcaaattaaaagtttattatttctatGTTCATTGCATCCCATTCCATTACATCGCAcagtgaaatataattttcgaaATATACCACAAGTAAAAAAAAGAGTCAAGAGAGGTCAAGAATATTCCAGCTCGAATTTTGACTATTACAAATAAATTCCATCACAACAGAGAATTTGAAATCTATTAGATTTTTCAACATAAGTAATATTGGTTGTTAAATTTTGTTGTGAAATTAAATTTGGGGAGACTTTCACTTTGTGGGATTTTTACTGGGGAATTATTACCTGTTAcccatataaatgaataaaccaGATACTAATCATTACTTTCATGGTTTGTGTGTATTTTCAGCGAGACAAGTTGCGGTCATTCGAAGAAATGAAGTTTGTTTTAAACACGCAAAATGGAGACTGACTGAAACAGATGGACAAATCGGTATAACCGATATTGTCCTTCGTAATTTCTTGTAAGTGATCTATCTACGTAATAATTCCCAATTCTTCACATTAGACCAAAATTGATTTCCCACATTTTGAATGGATTGCCACTGAGTGTAGGTTAAAATCCCCTTGGTAAAAATCtcctaggtaaaaatccccaaatcttcaaagtaggtaaaaattcCCACTTGGTAATTTGTCAAGAACATTGGAAAGCAAGATAGCCATATTTCATGATGAATGGAAAAATGGCAAAGGAAAAAAATGGCCATTCATACTTCTCCAATTCATTTCACTAAAACTGCAATATATTTGAACTATTTCAtcagaataaattcttaaataaatttttaaaattaatgaaccttttatttgtaatattcaaaattcgaactggaatattacataatgtaatataaaatgaggggatttttacctacaacccTCGTTGTTGATGAATAGTTTGGTtatcggtaaaaatccccaatccttcaaagtaggtaaaaatccccctccTTTTGAATGCAGTCCaagtagatacaatcttaagatcaatcaattgatatttgttgatacatatatcaaatttattcatattttactgtgGAACATCATAAGTATTTCATCATGAGCATACAAACTATAGTGTAtactatttgaattaaaacactCCAAATTAACAGTTCATTGATACTAAATTAGTACTTAAAGTGATCGCACAGCTTAATGAAAGGGTTCATTGCACATTATGAATAGCCTATATTACACtagcttgaatctaaaatatttgaagctaaaagttcattatttctaataattcatagCATCGCACAGCTGAAATATACCACGAGTTAACTAGAGTTCACAGTTCAAAATATCCCAGTTCAAATTTTAAGATACTACAAATAAGAAGTTcattattcttaaattaattCTGACACTTTATTTTATGCTAAGAGTTAACTTAAGAATTTCTCGCAACAAAAAATTTCATCGCACAgttcaaaaacatatttaagtcTCTTTGCAAATTAACAAAATTGGAGAAACATCTTGctttgaaatttcttgaaaatcaacaagtggggatttttacctactttgaatatTAGGGGAttttttacctaggggatctttacctaggggatttttacccaggGGATTTCTACCTACAATGGAATAATTTTTATGAACGTGTGAAAATTTGTATTCtgtgtttattttgtattcgTTCAGGTATTGTAAAGTGAACAATAATGATGATTCTTTATATCATCGATTGGAGGTTGGTTGGCTGAAGATGCAAAACCTTCTTCCAAATACCATATATAAGGTTTGTTTGCTAATATGTGAAATTAATGTGAATTTCATTCAGTTCATGCATTTTATTACTGTATATATAGGAGGTAATTGTGCCAAAAGATCAGCTGGAAAACCAGATTGCTCTGCGTATATATTGCCGTGTCAAACCACCAGTTGCTGGTATAACTGTTAGAGAACACCTCGAGTTAAACTGCGTACCTCTCACGATCCAATTGACATATCAGTTCTTTCGAGCTATGATGACGTTCTTCTTTCCTGGCAAGAATATTGACAATGAAGATGGTAAGCAAAATCCCTTAAATCAGTTATTTGATTCGAAGAATTTATTgcaacaaaaagaaaattcattgcACAGTTTAAATATACTGCagttttattgcaaatgaatagaattgaaaaaatatctcgctttgaaatgttcttgaaaaaatcaccaagtggggatttttacctacaatgAAGATTTGGGAATTTTTACCTACATTGATTTGAAGACACGAACCTGTAATTTTTTGTACACATCTTTTTGTATTTATTACAGATGAAGATGTTGAGGCGATCAGTAAACAAAAGAAGAAAGATGCAAAGAAGGCTGAGAAAGAAAGCAAGTCCGCTTTTAAAAAGTATTGCGATGTGTTAGGTGATAATATCGATAAGATGAAGGAAAGAGCTGCGCAAAATAATACATTCCTGTTCGTGAAAATCTCTGAGATTCCTGTGAGACTCAGTTACAAGGTATGTTTCAATCTGCTTGATTCCAATCTATACGttatgatttttgaaaaacagttgaaaatcccctagaaaaaaattttcctGAGTTCAGTATTTTCAATGAACCAATTCATACCACTAGAATCTAATTATTTTCCATAAAGTAACTTTTCTTTATCGTGCTTCAgttattatattgttcatgttattaatgaaattattgTCGTCTAGAGTTAATAAAGCTATGCAATTACAATTCTGAAATCTATCTAAGGTTTTCATAATCAACATGagaaaattgatgaatttccATCCAGGGTGGAGTTTTTACCAAGCCGGATATTCAGCAGGGGATTTTAACCTATGTTCTGTTTTTCTCTCTGTTCAGGGTGGAAAGGAGAAGAACATCGAAGATGTTCATGATATAACTATAGTATTACCAACATTAGAATATCATAATCAAACATGGACGTGGTTGGATTTAATGATGGCTGTTAAAAACACTTGCAAAAGAGTTCTAGTCTCCCAGGTTTGTACGACTCACTCATGGTCAGAATTGTGAAAATTTCAGTTCAATTTTCGTAATATCTTATTATTGGCGATAGGCAATCAAACAAAAACTTCATATGAGGACGAAAAATGAGGATCCAGTGACTGATGTTCAACAGGAGGAGGATAAAGCGAAGATGTTATTTGGTACACTGGTATGTACAATATCATTCGTTTGCCTACTTTTATTTGACAACATTGGAACCTTGTTGCAACAAACTTCAGGGGACTAGCAAATGATTCGTTATGACCGATCAtatatatccagtatgaatttattgaaacTGACATATTTGGGCCAAATGACCTAATTGTATGTTTGTGATAACCGATTAAccattatatcatcattatatcaGAGGTTGAAAAAAAACGAGTTTCAATGTAGTTATGATACATTCGAACATATGAACAGCGAGCAACATCTGATAGGAATAACCATTTTGGGTCTTGCGCGATAAAGATTATACGTGTACATATACCGGGTAccatatatatgaatacatattAAATGTATATCTATCTACtatatacatgtttataatatGTCTTGTTATGTACATTTCAGGCACCGGGCGAAAAACCAACTACTAAGAAAAGTCTCTTTGGTGGAAAATCCTCCAAGTAAATTAAAGACGTGCAAGTTACGCTTTTTACAGTGTTCAAAGCTAACACACCAATTATTCTCTTCAACACCTTGTAGTTATGATACGAGAATGCGATATATACCTACCAAAAAACTGATTCATCAGAATAATTCTGCTTAATTTGATCGTATGGACATCGTATGGGCGTTGATTTACTGGAAGGATTTTTTTAATGTAATTTTCATTTGTGTTGAAtttatgattgattacatattTTTCACTTCTCAGACGTAttcaaaacacatttcatcTGCCAGTTTGTATTCCGACATAAATGACCTGTGTCTAATGTTGTCGTAATTAGCACCTCTCAATGCTTGTAATTAGTTAATGCTTTGTGGTTAAAAAATGAACGTTTATTCACAAGAATTATTCGTATTTATGTTCAATGATgttaatttataatttgtgtAATTCGATGCTTTAGACATAAACGTCGTTAATAAAATAATCAGCTTTGAAAAAGTTTCTTTGAATGATTGGTTTCGCTTTGGGCATCATCTATCGGATCTATAATCACCACCTTTATGGTCACTGCTATGGTCTGTGGTCACTTCTTCGAAATGTATTCAAGGCTGCCTTAGAGGACGAAACATCTTGCAGGCTAATTTCAGAAGAATATgttatgaaatgaaaacatCAAGCAAATTCAATTATCCTTATACGtcatatatttattcaagcaATTGTCGATTATCACGTACATCGTATGAAACTGACTAAGTGAAAAAGTCGCACACATTCGACATGATGTGATGATTGTCGACACTGATATAAACACTTGACAACGACCAACTTCAGACGGCGACCCAAAACATCTATAAGATATGAGATTGTGATTTTTGGAATCGAAGCAAACATCAATTTTAGCTAAAATGATGGAGCATTTGGTCAAACGTGGTGAAATATACGGAGACTTAACGTCAGCTCGGTATCGTCTTTAGAGGGGTGCATTTTTGTGGGGAAAACCCAATAAGTACATATTGATATAGTTTTTGATATTACTCGATAATAGTTCTGGGGTGACAGTAAATAAGGTGAAGTAAGTTTTAGAACTCGTTGATAACTGAACAAATAAACCCGGAACTCGTGCGCGCAGAAATTCCTTTTCGGGGAAATTCCCTTTTAGTTTACAAGCAGACATCGTCGCGTGTAGCTCATAATTCTCGACGTTGTAATGGCGTCGAATAAAATGTTTACTCGAGTGAAAAATGTGctttcaaaacatttcaaaaaacgtGCCAACCCGAACGAGTCTGCAGCAAcgataactgatgattttggATTCGTACACGACGCAAGTAAATGTTGCTATAAATGCAAAGTGTGGATAACATATCCGAATCGGAGGCGTCACTTCGTGAAAAGACTCGAAAGGTTTTTTGACAAGGAACTTTGCGGACAGATAGAATGTCTGTTCCAAGAATGTGAATCGCACCTTACTGAACCAGACAATTATTTCATGGAGAAAAGCTTAAAAGCTGTTAGCAAGTATGTGGTACTTTTCGATGCAAATCATAAGACGGATATTGGATTCAATTTCCAGAGATCGAGTGCAATCAGCAGttataaaaacaaacaatacaAATGCCGCATGATATTCGTAAAAATGGACAGTCAGGCTGATCTTAGTGATATATCGACGGACAATGTGAACTTTCTTACATTAGACTTTTCGAGAACAGACTGGGACAAGGAAGATCTAAGTAAAAACAACCAAATCAAAGTCCTCATAAAAGAACTCCTCGGTAAGTTCTTACTTCATTCTGAGATGAGATAATGCATCCTCAATGAAACTAGGCCCTTATGTTCTACAAAACTGTTCATGAAATAGTATCATCTTACGTATCTTGGAATCATTTTGCAAAAATTAAATCCACTTTTCTGAGGAAAAATCAGGATATCTTCAAACTGCAACACTTCCTGGCTGTAATATTTCGCCCTAGGTCTATAATGATGGAGGCCTTTGGTGTATTTTgatcattatttattttctccaCCAGATTTGGATATTCACATTGGAAATGTCAATACTTTAGATTCTATATTTGTCGGGGCAAAAAGTGCAATTCCGGGTAAGAAATTTTAAAGCATTCATCAACAAGTCAAGTGCAAAGATTTGTAAGCCATAAAGATAAATCAGAGATATTTCAAGAGGTGACTTTAGATTCTTGGAATGAGTCACAAGTGGGATGCATACAAAAATTGCTTCACAAATGATTCTATCCATTTTCACCAGGAAGTAAAAGTTGTATACACCGGTTGGGTTTCTTTTTTCAAGTTAATATTGATtagataatgtatttgataatGGTTATGTGATCAATACTTATACATTTAGTTTGTAACCGGTATTCCATTGTGGGTTTTCCAATATTCATTCTTAATCTAATTTTGttattatagaaatgactTATGAAAAAGATGTTGATTATCTATACGCACATCCATCActggtaggcctatatctGAATAATCTCCCAGAAAGCAAATCTATAGCTGGAGTAAATGTAACGTTCAAATCCATTGACACTGATTCAGCCTACAGCACATTCCTAatacaggtttatatacacTATTATCATGATCTATGCTGTATGATTATCAGCTCAAATGTTCAGTGGATTTTGTGATGTTTTCcctttattttcagaaatgtaATCTAAGCGATCAGGCGCGCGATTTGGTCATGAATGAAGAGTCAAAGGGTATCTTTGAGAATATTGAACTTGGAACAGTATTTTCAATACTCCCATCTCCACCCACCGAATACCAACTGAAATTCAATGCTTCACTGCTTATTTTcgatcaaaaattcaaaaattgccTGCAAAAATACGTCCGTGTGCTTCACAGCGATAGTATCTCCCTAGTAGGCGCGAAATGGAATGACGTCACTGAAAGGTCATCGTTGATATGCGGTTTTCCGAAAAGTAGCACTACGTCAAAGAGCGATGCACTAGAGACCAGACGTGGTTTATGTGATGGTTGGTTTCAATACGATTCGTTTCAATGCGGAACGTTAGTAGATTTTTGATTGATGACTGGCCAACAGTCGTGGAATATACCTCACAATCCCTTtattattacttttttttcatttcagatacATGATTTGTTCGACGTCCGTAGAAAACTCGCAAATTGCATGCGCAGTTGCCAACTTAACCAGTAAATACATGAACTCAAATTTCGCCCGCCTCATCGTTCATTACGATGACTTACCTAAATATCCCCTAGCGACCCAACATCTACAGCTTAGGTGCGAAATCGCTCGCCTCGACACACCGGTCGAATATTACGGGAACTACTTTCAAGGCGTTATCGTTCGTCTCGAAGATAACGATTGTTATGCAACGATGAAATACAGCTGTGACGAGTCCGGTAATGACTTCTCGTTTCTACACGAGTTTCATTTGGATCATCCAGAACAATCTTCATTTCTAGGCAAACTGAAATATCGTACAAACTGGCGCTTCCGCGTTAAATTCTACTCCGATAAAGATCACAATAATCTCCTGGCTAAGATATGCACTGGTTCACAGGCTAAGGTACGACCATTGGTTTAACGAATATGTTTTTAAACTGCCTGTCTATAGAttcatagatatttttcatagatatttttgatttattcagtGTCGTAAAACCTGGCCGCCCTTGAATCACGTTTACTCCAAATGTTGGACTTCCCCTCCTCCCGATTTGGCATCCAGCGAGTTATCTGAATTCGACCGTAAGTTATTGAcgtgttatatatatatatatctaatcCCGAACCCGGTTTCACAGTTCTTGATTAACCTTTAGCTCTGAGTTAAATGAGAACTGTGGCACGCAAAACTAACGCATAGTCAGCTAACTCACAGTTAGTTTCTGACTCAAATTTAATCAAGAACTGAACCGGGTCCCGAGGACGACAGTGgccaatttttaaaaacaatttctaATTTCCAGTTGTCGAGGAAGCGTACACAGgtgtaaatgatttaaatgtagCAGCAGCAAGATCAGCTGAAGCTGATGATTTAACGGTATCTAGTAACGATCGGCAGAACGGTAGCGGGAGGTACCAACATAGATATTCGCTCGACGAAACGTCAACCAAAACATCGAAGTGGACGGACGCTCAGATTGAAACGTGGAAGTCGCGGGCTATGTCATGCGACGATAACTTGACTGTAGATCCGGATAAACTTAATGATTTCAACGGAGATAAACTTCCTGTACGATCGAATTcgagacaaaaatttcaacaGTTCTTCGAAAGTATCAAGTGATACATTCGCCATAGCTTTCAGAATATTGTTTCGTCAAATGGACAAACAGtgtataaatgtatatatttatatgtgtatatacgtATTCTATGGTATTACATATGAAACGAATGTCTCTTCGATAAAGGAACTATATATTTTGACCAATTTCAATGACAAATCTTTAAATCTATTCAACCACTGTAAATTATGAAAGAAACAATAAAATTGTATTCTCTGCTAAGGATATTTTTTCGTATATTCTCTATTCGATAACCGCATTTAAGGAGTCAGAATCGTGCAGTTCCTATCCGATGTAAGAAATTCATAGCTGCTGAAGATTAAACAACAAATATCACTGACTGTCCCTTACATAATGAATGTGTCCGTAAATGAGCATTTAAGCACAATTGCTTATCATGGTCGCTTCTGTTCTTATCAGGGACAGAGTACTCGATACGTAGAATACTTGTAATTTGTATAGAGCTGGTATCATAAACGGTAAAAAAACTGACTTGTAGATTGAGAAATCCGCGACGTGTTGACGCAGATTGTGGGTGGTTAGTCGGACTATAATATTGTTTCTTAATGAGGAAGTTAGTTATATGTAAACGCGAGGTTCAGTGTATGTTATTGGTTTGAATATATTACTGGAATCATGGAAAACAAACGCGTGGTTTCATACAAAAAACGCGAAGACGGTGGCTACGATTTGGTGATTAAGCATCAGGAATATAAACGGGTATTGTGGGCGGCATATCCAACAAAGGCGACCACAGTACGGCCCTATCAGCTACTCCGAAACATCCTTCGATTCTATAAACGGACTACGCAACAAAGTTCAATTTGTTTTCACGGAAATTATCGAAAAATCTACGAAGATAAAAAGGCTATCGAGGCGTTTGAATCGATTTTCGAATTTGCGACTGATTTTTTGATTATATTAGATGCATCTGTCGAGAATGATGCATGGTTCCAGTATCGAATCGACCATGCCCTGTCAGAAATAGGGAATCGTCTGCAAAATACCAATCTTTGGATAATTCCCAAGTTGATGTTTATCAAGGTTGAATCATGTTCACTTCCACCTATACCGTGTAGCATAGAATATACAACTTTCGATTTCAGCCAGTGCAATTTGGACTATACAATATTTTGTCAAAGTCAAGAGTTGCGCACTTTGGCTGGTGAATTAATAGGTCAGTGGATGATAATGTACATGTTATTCTCTATGAAAACATTATTATGTATACTGTAGGAGATCGATACGTCACGTTACGTTATATAACATTTTACTGTAATTTTTAGGGTCGAAGATTCAAGCCAGAGCTACGGCACTCAAAggtataatacatgtatatacatagcCCTGCGCACACAGcacgaaatgaaaatgaaacggaCAGGCTTTTCTGGCCTGTTTCGTGATTATGTACCAGTAGATAACAAGAACCACCGACACACACTAAAAGCCGTCACGTGTCTGATCAATATCACCGtcattttgatatatcatATGATTCTATGACAGCTTTTTAAACAACATTACTTGGTGGCGCTGTAGGTAAGTTTCGATGTTTCTTGTTACGCCGGGTGCGATATGGGACGAGCTAAACACCGAAATGCATAAACAGGAAATAAGTTTTTTCGCTGTGTGAGTTCTGAGGCTGTAAGGTTCAAATCAGGTTATGAGACCTGTTCGAATTCGGTCGAGCATTTAGAGACACTTTTTATTCAATCTGATTTTATTAAGGGACCAAAGGTGAAAGTCATGCTGATTACATTTATTCAAGTCCCACTGTAACATGCTTAGAAAGGCTACCGaaaataatcaacattatCGACGACCTAACAGTGACTTTTGATGTACAAGGTCCAACTAAAGATGTCGGCAAAACGTGTTTCTTTATACAGGTAACTTTGAATATGTAAATCTGCAATGGATAATTCGTAATCGATTCAAGAAAACTTTCTTCTTTTAGAAAACAACCATAACTGAAAAGACAATAGATTTCGTGCAAAAGATAAGTTCAACGGATCCATTCTTGTACAAAGACATCCACCGAGGGACATATATCACTATCGGTCCTTATCCTGCTAATGATGACATCCTTCATACAGACTTGCCCTTAATATCGACCATACTCCTGAATTATGAACACGAGACGATGAATTTGGACGTCCgaattttatattcatcaagTCAGTCGCCTGTTGGCTCGTCTCCCTGGTGTGACGTTACAGATACGTCATGTCTTATTCGATTTCCGAAGAGAGCTAGCGATATATATAATATCGCAAGTGGAACTACGTTACAATTTGTGGCGATGAAATATGGAACGTATGTATATACGCATATAAGCGATGTAGTAAAATCAAGTTTCCACACATAAAacttttgtttatttatcaaatttcgAATATCCAATTTATGTAGGTATCTAGTAACAAGTGGCAAATCTACCGTTgcaaatttcatcagttttgcAAGCATCATCAGCAACGAAATCAACCGAGCATTCGCCAGAATAATCGTCAGTTATAGTACAGATGACGTCATCATCGAGAATAATGACGTCAGTACTGCCTAT is a window of Tubulanus polymorphus chromosome 2, tnTubPoly1.2, whole genome shotgun sequence DNA encoding:
- the LOC141899833 gene encoding uncharacterized protein LOC141899833 isoform X2, which encodes MASNKMFTRVKNVLSKHFKKRANPNESAATITDDFGFVHDASKCCYKCKVWITYPNRRRHFVKRLERFFDKELCGQIECLFQECESHLTEPDNYFMEKSLKAVSKYVVLFDANHKTDIGFNFQRSSAISSYKNKQYKCRMIFVKMDSQADLSDISTDNVNFLTLDFSRTDWDKEDLSKNNQIKVLIKELLEMTYEKDVDYLYAHPSLVGLYLNNLPESKSIAGVNVTFKSIDTDSAYSTFLIQKCNLSDQARDLVMNEESKGIFENIELGTVFSILPSPPTEYQLKFNASLLIFDQKFKNCLQKYVRVLHSDSISLVGAKWNDVTERSSLICGFPKSSTTSKSDALETRRGLCDGWFQYDSFQCGTYMICSTSVENSQIACAVANLTSKYMNSNFARLIVHYDDLPKYPLATQHLQLRCEIARLDTPVEYYGNYFQGVIVRLEDNDCYATMKYSCDESGNDFSFLHEFHLDHPEQSSFLGKLKYRTNWRFRVKFYSDKDHNNLLAKICTGSQAKCRKTWPPLNHVYSKCWTSPPPDLASSELSEFDLVEEAYTGVNDLNVAAARSAEADDLTVSSNDRQNGSGRYQHRYSLDETSTKTSKWTDAQIETWKSRAMSCDDNLTVDPDKLNDFNGDKLPVRSNSRQKFQQFFESIK
- the LOC141899833 gene encoding uncharacterized protein LOC141899833 isoform X1, with protein sequence MASNKMFTRVKNVLSKHFKKRANPNESAATITDDFGFVHDASKCCYKCKVWITYPNRRRHFVKRLERFFDKELCGQIECLFQECESHLTEPDNYFMEKSLKAVSKYVVLFDANHKTDIGFNFQRSSAISSYKNKQYKCRMIFVKMDSQADLSDISTDNVNFLTLDFSRTDWDKEDLSKNNQIKVLIKELLDLDIHIGNVNTLDSIFVGAKSAIPEMTYEKDVDYLYAHPSLVGLYLNNLPESKSIAGVNVTFKSIDTDSAYSTFLIQKCNLSDQARDLVMNEESKGIFENIELGTVFSILPSPPTEYQLKFNASLLIFDQKFKNCLQKYVRVLHSDSISLVGAKWNDVTERSSLICGFPKSSTTSKSDALETRRGLCDGWFQYDSFQCGTYMICSTSVENSQIACAVANLTSKYMNSNFARLIVHYDDLPKYPLATQHLQLRCEIARLDTPVEYYGNYFQGVIVRLEDNDCYATMKYSCDESGNDFSFLHEFHLDHPEQSSFLGKLKYRTNWRFRVKFYSDKDHNNLLAKICTGSQAKCRKTWPPLNHVYSKCWTSPPPDLASSELSEFDLVEEAYTGVNDLNVAAARSAEADDLTVSSNDRQNGSGRYQHRYSLDETSTKTSKWTDAQIETWKSRAMSCDDNLTVDPDKLNDFNGDKLPVRSNSRQKFQQFFESIK
- the LOC141899390 gene encoding uncharacterized protein LOC141899390 — translated: MENKRVVSYKKREDGGYDLVIKHQEYKRVLWAAYPTKATTVRPYQLLRNILRFYKRTTQQSSICFHGNYRKIYEDKKAIEAFESIFEFATDFLIILDASVENDAWFQYRIDHALSEIGNRLQNTNLWIIPKLMFIKVESCSLPPIPCSIEYTTFDFSQCNLDYTIFCQSQELRTLAGELIGSKIQARATALKGTKGESHADYIYSSPTVTCLERLPKIINIIDDLTVTFDVQGPTKDVGKTCFFIQKTTITEKTIDFVQKISSTDPFLYKDIHRGTYITIGPYPANDDILHTDLPLISTILLNYEHETMNLDVRILYSSSQSPVGSSPWCDVTDTSCLIRFPKRASDIYNIASGTTLQFVAMKYGTYLVTSGKSTVANFISFASIISNEINRAFARIIVSYSTDDVIIENNDVSTAYNTAYDRKLILTCDVVRLDEYISHYGFNYQDVIVRLPNSTCYAVTTLKLNRKDERCVLPQVFDVDSRSDFSSNHVITCVYRRSEAWSFKSAFYSDSNFQTLLAKISVSPTEQRVWPPVSRRYHRRWSLPSQPEEDHEHTFVTFRQRSASISETAPDDLFSLESLTSSEQQCRLGAVALNREKILRTKQTETPKEPNITEMSSKRLKAFPSIELNTLKLASKK